In Gimesia benthica, a single window of DNA contains:
- the coaD gene encoding pantetheine-phosphate adenylyltransferase codes for MTGSLNPHHAVYVGSFDPPTLGHLDIVERGAVIYDKITVGIGINPDKRPLFSPEERQQLLELLVQNFPNVEVKCFQGLAVNFVKECGGGVMLRGLRTLTDVEAEFTMSLANRTLAGDIETVFLMASEKYTHISSSLIKQIAQLGGDVAEEKLRDFVPRQVVAPLIEKFASKTSAQE; via the coding sequence GTGACAGGTTCGCTCAATCCACATCATGCTGTTTATGTCGGCAGTTTTGATCCACCAACCCTGGGTCATCTGGATATTGTGGAACGGGGCGCCGTGATTTACGACAAGATCACCGTGGGCATCGGGATCAACCCCGATAAACGTCCGCTGTTTTCCCCCGAGGAACGACAACAACTGCTGGAACTGCTCGTCCAGAATTTTCCGAATGTGGAAGTCAAATGCTTCCAGGGGCTGGCTGTCAACTTCGTAAAAGAGTGTGGCGGCGGTGTCATGCTTCGCGGGTTGCGCACACTGACCGATGTGGAAGCAGAATTCACGATGTCGCTGGCTAACCGCACGCTGGCAGGTGATATCGAAACGGTCTTCCTGATGGCCAGTGAAAAATACACGCACATCTCCAGTTCGCTGATCAAACAGATCGCGCAGCTGGGTGGTGATGTGGCTGAAGAAAAACTCAGGGACTTCGTACCCCGTCAGGTGGTTGCCCCCCTGATCGAAAAATTTGCATCAAAAACTTCTGCTCAGGAATAG
- a CDS encoding thioredoxin family protein, whose product MVKTASTMLPLGTQAPDFSLKNVDGQTVSLSDFKDSKGLLVIFMCNHCPFVIHLREALAAFADEYMAKGLAVVGISANDVATHPDDSPEKMVEEAKSAGYNFPYLYDGTQEVAKAYKAACTPDFFLFDQEQKLVYRGQFDDSRPGNDKPVTGADLKAACDAVIAGDPVTENQKPSIGCNIKWKEGMEPEYFTGQPAV is encoded by the coding sequence ATGGTGAAAACTGCCTCAACAATGTTGCCCCTCGGAACGCAGGCCCCCGACTTCTCGCTGAAGAATGTCGACGGACAGACCGTATCGCTCAGCGATTTCAAAGATTCCAAAGGCCTGCTGGTCATCTTCATGTGCAATCACTGCCCCTTCGTGATTCACCTTCGTGAGGCACTGGCTGCATTTGCCGATGAATACATGGCTAAAGGACTGGCAGTCGTCGGCATCAGCGCCAACGATGTGGCCACTCACCCAGACGACAGTCCGGAAAAGATGGTCGAAGAAGCAAAATCCGCAGGCTACAACTTCCCTTATCTCTACGATGGGACTCAGGAAGTTGCCAAGGCCTACAAAGCAGCCTGTACTCCCGACTTCTTCCTGTTCGATCAGGAACAGAAACTCGTCTATCGTGGCCAGTTCGACGACAGCCGTCCCGGGAATGACAAACCCGTGACTGGTGCCGACCTCAAAGCAGCCTGTGATGCCGTGATCGCCGGGGATCCGGTTACCGAAAATCAGAAGCCCAGCATCGGTTGCAACATTAAATGGAAAGAAGGCATGGAACCGGAATACTTCACCGGACAGCCTGCTGTTTAA